From the Burkholderia ubonensis genome, one window contains:
- the gap gene encoding type I glyceraldehyde-3-phosphate dehydrogenase — MTIRVAINGYGRIGRNTLRAFYENGKKHDLEIVAINDLGDAKTNAHLTQYDTAHGKFPGEVSVDGDYLVVNGDKIRVLANRNPAELPWGELGVDVVMECTGFFTTKEKASAHLKGGAKKVIISAPGGKDVDATIVYGVNHNVLKAEHTVISNASCTTNCLAPLVKPLNDKIGLETGLMTTIHAYTNDQVLTDVYHEDLRRARSATHSQIPTKTGAASAVGLVLPELNGKLDGYAIRVPTINVSIVDLSFIAKRDTTVEEVNAIMKEASEGALKGILGYNDAPLVSIDFNHNPASSTFDATLTKVSGRLVKVSSWYDNEWGFSNRMLDTAVAFANAK, encoded by the coding sequence ATGACGATCCGCGTCGCAATCAACGGCTACGGCCGCATCGGCCGCAATACGCTGCGCGCGTTCTATGAAAACGGCAAGAAGCACGATCTCGAGATCGTCGCGATCAACGACCTGGGCGATGCGAAGACCAACGCGCACCTGACCCAGTACGACACCGCGCACGGCAAGTTCCCTGGCGAAGTGTCGGTCGACGGCGACTACCTGGTCGTCAACGGCGACAAGATCCGCGTGCTGGCGAACCGCAACCCGGCTGAACTGCCGTGGGGCGAGCTGGGCGTCGACGTCGTGATGGAATGCACGGGCTTCTTCACGACGAAGGAAAAGGCGAGCGCGCACCTGAAGGGCGGCGCGAAGAAGGTCATCATCTCGGCGCCGGGCGGCAAGGACGTCGACGCGACGATCGTCTACGGCGTGAACCACAACGTGCTGAAGGCCGAGCACACGGTCATCTCGAACGCATCGTGCACGACAAACTGCCTCGCGCCGCTCGTCAAGCCGCTGAACGACAAGATCGGCCTCGAAACCGGCCTGATGACGACGATCCACGCGTACACGAACGACCAGGTGCTGACGGACGTCTACCACGAAGACCTGCGCCGCGCGCGTTCGGCCACGCACAGCCAGATTCCGACCAAGACGGGCGCGGCTTCCGCGGTCGGCCTCGTGCTGCCGGAACTGAACGGCAAGCTGGACGGCTACGCGATCCGCGTTCCGACCATCAACGTGTCGATCGTCGACCTGTCGTTCATCGCGAAGCGCGACACGACGGTCGAGGAAGTCAACGCGATCATGAAGGAAGCGTCGGAAGGCGCGCTGAAGGGCATCCTCGGCTACAACGACGCGCCGCTGGTGTCGATCGATTTCAACCACAACCCGGCTTCGTCGACGTTCGACGCGACGCTGACCAAGGTGTCGGGCCGTCTCGTCAAGGTGTCGAGCTGGTACGACAACGAGTGGGGCTTCTCGAACCGCATGCTGGATACGGCTGTCGCATTCGCGAACGCGAAGTAA
- a CDS encoding C4-dicarboxylate transporter DctA, whose amino-acid sequence MSKFLNSLFGRVVVALILGVALGAFFPHFAESLRPLGDGFLKLIKMVIGPIVFCVVVSGMANAGDLKKVGRVGLKAVVYFEVMTTLALGIGLVLAWLTRPGVGMNIDLHSLDAASLASYAKNAESLKDTAGYLMKIIPDTALDAFAKGDILQILVFAVLFGSALSLLGDKGKRVNSLIEELSHVFFRVIGFIIKLAPLGVLGAIAFTTGKYGVASLKQLGYLVAVFYLSCIVFVTVVLGIVMRFAGFSVFKLIRYLREELSIVLGTASSDAVLPQVMRKLEYLGIKDSTVGLVIPTGYSFNLDGFSIYLTLAVLFIAQATNTPLSTHDLIVVLLVSLVTSKGAHGIPGSAIVILAATLSAIPAIPVLGLVLILPVDWFVGIARALTNLIGNCVATVVVAVWENDIDKARAKRVLNRELRYVSVEEEDVAGGAPLAGDQAHAI is encoded by the coding sequence GTGTCGAAATTCCTCAATTCGCTGTTTGGCCGGGTAGTCGTCGCATTGATCCTCGGGGTTGCGCTAGGCGCGTTCTTCCCGCATTTCGCCGAGTCGCTGCGGCCGCTCGGCGACGGTTTCCTGAAGCTCATCAAGATGGTCATCGGCCCGATCGTGTTCTGCGTCGTGGTCAGCGGGATGGCCAATGCGGGCGACCTGAAGAAGGTCGGCCGGGTCGGCCTGAAGGCCGTCGTCTACTTCGAGGTGATGACCACGCTCGCGCTCGGCATCGGGCTCGTGCTCGCGTGGCTGACGCGCCCCGGCGTCGGCATGAACATCGACCTGCATTCGCTCGACGCGGCGTCGCTCGCGTCGTACGCGAAGAACGCCGAGAGCCTGAAGGACACGGCCGGCTACCTGATGAAGATCATCCCCGACACCGCGCTCGACGCGTTCGCGAAGGGCGACATCCTGCAGATCCTCGTGTTCGCGGTGCTGTTCGGCTCGGCGCTGTCGCTGCTCGGCGACAAGGGCAAGCGCGTCAACTCGCTGATCGAGGAGCTGTCGCACGTGTTCTTCCGCGTGATCGGCTTCATCATCAAGCTCGCGCCGCTCGGCGTGCTCGGCGCGATCGCGTTCACGACCGGCAAGTACGGCGTCGCGTCGCTCAAGCAGCTCGGCTACCTCGTCGCGGTGTTCTACCTGAGCTGCATCGTGTTCGTCACCGTGGTGCTCGGCATCGTGATGCGGTTCGCCGGCTTCTCCGTATTCAAGCTGATCCGCTACCTGCGCGAGGAGCTGTCGATCGTGCTCGGCACGGCGTCGTCGGACGCGGTGCTGCCGCAGGTGATGCGCAAGCTCGAATACCTGGGCATCAAGGACTCGACGGTCGGCCTCGTGATCCCGACCGGCTATTCGTTCAACCTCGACGGCTTCTCGATCTACCTGACGCTCGCGGTGCTGTTCATCGCGCAGGCGACCAACACGCCGCTGTCGACGCACGACCTGATCGTCGTGCTGCTGGTGTCGCTCGTCACGTCGAAGGGCGCGCACGGGATTCCCGGCTCGGCGATCGTGATCCTCGCGGCGACGCTGTCGGCGATTCCCGCGATTCCCGTGCTCGGCCTCGTGCTGATCCTGCCGGTCGACTGGTTCGTCGGCATCGCCCGCGCGCTGACCAACCTGATCGGCAACTGCGTCGCGACGGTCGTCGTCGCGGTGTGGGAGAACGATATCGACAAGGCGCGCGCGAAGCGCGTGCTCAACCGCGAACTGCGCTACGTGTCGGTCGAGGAGGAGGACGTCGCGGGCGGCGCGCCGCTTGCCGGCGACCAGGCCCACGCGATCTGA
- the speE gene encoding polyamine aminopropyltransferase, with protein sequence MSTTLLFHPTPDSAYGFPHARRLAHVASPHQEIEVWETPQLGRLFTLDGRPMTSVGDEYIYHECMTHPAALTHPSPRKALVLGGGDGGAARQLLKHACIERIVVAELDDEVVGMARRFLDDVHQGALDDPRVEVVIGDAAHFVESTVEHFDLVVFDLTPPESPAAGLYTRDFYKHLKRILTPCGAITMHLGSPVFHAARIAALLADLRASFAVVDPLSAHVPLYGSVWLMAIASDTLDAAALFAHDVDERLAARRVHGLRYYDARLHAALFALPRALRDTLGARR encoded by the coding sequence GTGAGCACGACGCTTCTCTTTCACCCGACGCCCGACTCCGCCTACGGCTTTCCGCATGCGCGGCGGCTTGCGCACGTCGCGTCCCCGCACCAGGAGATCGAGGTGTGGGAGACCCCGCAGCTCGGCCGACTGTTCACGCTCGACGGCCGGCCGATGACGTCGGTCGGCGACGAGTACATCTACCACGAATGCATGACCCACCCGGCCGCGCTCACGCATCCGTCGCCGCGCAAGGCGCTCGTGCTCGGCGGCGGCGACGGCGGCGCGGCGCGCCAGCTGCTCAAGCACGCGTGCATCGAGCGGATCGTGGTCGCGGAGCTCGACGACGAGGTCGTCGGCATGGCGCGCCGCTTCCTCGACGACGTGCACCAGGGCGCGCTCGACGACCCGCGCGTCGAGGTCGTGATCGGCGACGCCGCGCACTTCGTCGAATCGACCGTCGAGCATTTCGATCTCGTCGTGTTCGACCTCACGCCGCCGGAGTCGCCGGCGGCCGGCCTCTACACGCGCGATTTCTACAAGCATCTCAAGCGGATCCTGACGCCGTGCGGCGCGATCACGATGCATCTCGGCTCGCCGGTCTTTCACGCGGCGCGCATCGCCGCGCTGCTCGCCGACCTGCGCGCGAGCTTCGCGGTCGTCGATCCGTTGTCCGCGCACGTGCCGCTGTACGGCTCGGTGTGGCTGATGGCGATCGCGAGCGACACGCTCGACGCGGCCGCGCTGTTCGCACACGACGTCGACGAGCGGCTCGCCGCCCGCCGCGTGCACGGATTGCGCTACTACGATGCGCGACTTCATGCGGCCCTCTTTGCCCTGCCGCGCGCGCTGCGCGATACACTGGGCGCGCGCCGCTGA
- a CDS encoding VOC family protein — MTDPRPADVPWLTPYLAVRNAHASIDFFKAAFGFELRDVLDEDGAIMHVEMVYRGQLIVMFAPEGAFGSTARTPRSAGATAPQSFYLYVDDVDATWQRALDAGAKSLSAPQDQFWGDRFAQVEDLDGYRWALARRLES; from the coding sequence ATGACCGATCCACGTCCGGCCGACGTGCCTTGGTTGACGCCTTACCTGGCCGTGCGCAACGCGCACGCGAGCATCGATTTCTTCAAGGCCGCGTTCGGCTTCGAGCTGCGCGACGTGCTCGACGAGGACGGCGCGATCATGCACGTCGAGATGGTCTATCGCGGCCAGCTGATCGTGATGTTCGCGCCCGAAGGCGCGTTCGGCTCGACCGCCCGCACGCCGCGGAGCGCGGGCGCGACCGCGCCGCAATCGTTCTATCTGTACGTCGACGACGTGGACGCGACCTGGCAGCGCGCGCTCGACGCCGGCGCGAAATCGCTGAGCGCGCCGCAGGACCAGTTCTGGGGCGACCGCTTCGCGCAGGTCGAGGATCTCGACGGCTACCGCTGGGCGCTCGCGCGCCGTCTCGAATCATGA
- the tkt gene encoding transketolase encodes MPHVPRFLDSISGLDMTTSSPASTTLMANAIRALAMDAVQQANSGHPGMPMGMAEIGVALWSRHLKHNPANPHWADRDRFVLSNGHGSMLLYALLHLTGYDLPMEELKNFRQLHSKTPGHPEYGITPGVETTTGPLGQGLANAVGMALGEALMADEFNRDGAKIVDHHTYVFLGDGCLMEGISHEACSLAGTLKLNKLIALYDDNGISIDGDVVNWFHDDTPKRFEAYGWNVIPNVNGHDVDAVDAAIAKAKLSDKPTLICCKTVIGKGAATKAGGHDVHGAALGAEEIAKTREALGWKWEPFVIPQEVYAAWDAKEAGKRGESDWDAAFAQYRAKYPAEAAEFERRMAGKLPADWAEKAKAIIAGANERGETVATRKASQQAIEGLAAVLPELLGGSADLTGSNLTNWKASKAVRANPEGPGVKLGNHINYGVREFGMSAAINGLALHGGHKPFGGTFLTFSDYSRNALRVAALMKVPSIFVFTHDSIGLGEDGPTHQSIEHVSSLRLIPNHDVWRPADTVETAVAWTHAVAADRPSSLIFSRQNLAFNPRTDAQIANIEKGGYVLKDWDEEIVARKIILIATGSEVELAMKAVEPLAQQGIAARVVSMPATTVFDRQDAEYRERVLPHGVRRVAIEAGVTSFWHKYVGLEGGVVGIDTFGESAPAGVLFKHFGFTVDKVVETAKAVLA; translated from the coding sequence ATACCGCACGTGCCCCGTTTTCTCGACTCGATCTCCGGACTCGACATGACGACTTCGTCTCCCGCCTCCACCACCCTGATGGCCAACGCGATCCGCGCGCTCGCGATGGACGCCGTCCAGCAAGCGAACTCCGGCCACCCCGGCATGCCGATGGGCATGGCCGAAATCGGCGTCGCGCTCTGGTCTCGCCACCTCAAGCACAACCCGGCGAACCCGCACTGGGCCGACCGCGACCGCTTCGTGCTGTCGAACGGCCACGGCTCGATGCTGCTGTACGCGCTGCTGCACCTGACCGGCTACGACCTGCCGATGGAAGAGCTGAAGAACTTCCGCCAGCTGCATTCGAAGACGCCGGGCCACCCGGAATACGGGATCACGCCGGGCGTCGAGACGACCACCGGCCCGCTCGGCCAGGGTCTCGCGAACGCGGTCGGCATGGCGCTCGGCGAAGCGCTGATGGCCGACGAGTTCAACCGCGACGGCGCGAAGATCGTCGATCACCACACGTACGTGTTCCTCGGCGACGGCTGCCTGATGGAAGGCATCTCGCACGAGGCCTGCTCGCTCGCGGGCACGCTGAAGCTGAACAAGCTGATCGCGCTGTACGACGACAACGGCATCTCGATCGACGGCGACGTCGTCAACTGGTTCCACGACGATACCCCGAAGCGTTTCGAGGCATACGGCTGGAACGTGATCCCGAACGTGAACGGCCATGACGTCGACGCGGTCGACGCGGCGATCGCGAAGGCGAAGCTGTCGGACAAGCCGACGCTGATCTGCTGCAAGACGGTGATCGGCAAGGGCGCGGCGACCAAGGCCGGCGGCCACGACGTGCATGGCGCGGCGCTCGGCGCGGAAGAAATCGCGAAGACGCGCGAAGCGCTCGGCTGGAAGTGGGAGCCGTTCGTGATTCCGCAGGAAGTCTACGCGGCGTGGGATGCGAAGGAAGCGGGCAAGCGCGGCGAGTCCGACTGGGACGCGGCGTTCGCGCAGTACCGTGCGAAGTATCCGGCGGAAGCGGCCGAATTCGAGCGCCGGATGGCCGGCAAGCTGCCTGCCGACTGGGCGGAGAAGGCGAAGGCGATCATCGCCGGCGCGAACGAGCGCGGCGAGACGGTCGCGACCCGCAAGGCGTCGCAGCAGGCGATCGAAGGGCTGGCTGCGGTGCTGCCCGAGCTGCTCGGCGGCTCGGCCGACCTGACCGGCTCGAACCTGACCAACTGGAAGGCGTCGAAGGCGGTTCGTGCGAATCCGGAAGGCCCGGGCGTCAAGCTGGGCAACCACATCAACTACGGCGTGCGCGAATTCGGCATGAGCGCCGCGATCAACGGCCTCGCGCTGCACGGCGGCCACAAGCCGTTCGGCGGCACGTTCCTGACGTTCTCCGACTACAGCCGCAACGCGCTGCGCGTCGCCGCGCTGATGAAGGTGCCGTCGATCTTCGTGTTCACGCACGACTCGATCGGCCTCGGCGAAGACGGCCCGACGCACCAGTCGATCGAGCACGTGTCGAGCCTGCGCCTGATTCCGAACCACGACGTGTGGCGTCCGGCCGACACGGTCGAGACGGCCGTCGCGTGGACCCACGCAGTCGCCGCGGATCGTCCGTCGAGCCTGATCTTCAGCCGCCAGAACCTCGCGTTCAACCCGCGCACCGACGCGCAGATCGCGAACATCGAGAAGGGCGGCTACGTGCTGAAGGACTGGGACGAGGAGATCGTCGCGCGCAAGATCATCCTGATCGCGACGGGCTCGGAAGTCGAGCTCGCGATGAAGGCCGTCGAGCCGCTCGCGCAGCAGGGCATCGCCGCGCGCGTCGTGTCGATGCCGGCCACCACCGTGTTCGACCGCCAGGACGCCGAATACCGCGAACGCGTGCTGCCGCACGGCGTGCGCCGCGTCGCGATCGAAGCGGGCGTGACGAGCTTCTGGCACAAGTACGTCGGCCTGGAAGGCGGCGTGGTCGGGATCGACACGTTCGGCGAATCGGCGCCGGCCGGCGTGCTGTTCAAGCACTTCGGCTTCACCGTCGACAAGGTCGTCGAGACGGCCAAGGCCGTGCTGGCCTAA